The window catacaggaTAATACTAATACACAGACACTGCTTATACAAAGACACACACAGGACAATACTAATACACAGACACTGCTTATACAGAGACACACGCAGGGCAATACTAATACACAGACACTGCTTATACAGAGACACATACAGGGTAATACTAATACACAGACACTGCTTATACACATGCTGGTCAATACTACTActattaattcctttatatatacagtatacacagttaTGTGCAGGACAATATTAATACACAGACATTGCATTACTAGTACACAGACACAAAACAATGTTATACACATGAAGTGTAAGCCCCTGATAATACACGCACCGCACTAACCAATACATGGAAGCCCCTCGCATCACACATACTGCACCTACAATAGACAAATACTAACAAGGCACAGACAGCGCACCGataatacactcacactactgaTATGACGCTGCACACCCCATGCTCTGCTGCCCATCCAGCAGCACGTGATAATGTGTGACATCAGTCTATAGGCTacacccatatacatcccctatgtGACAGACACAATGATGCTGAGGACAGTGACACTTACTGCAGTGTGTGAATGACAGGACGTGTCCCATATCCGCTGCCTGCCAGGATCAcccatacagacacacacacagcaccctgcATGCACTcactctgcagagcatcgcattgTACACACACAGGGAGGGGCCAGAGCCAGACAAAGGAAGGAAGTGACTACACACAGACATCCAGGTACCAATAGGAGCAGGCTCCACCCACAGGATCATCATACACTCACCGTACTCATCATACATACCGCTATACCACTGATCATACACTCACCATACTCATCATACATACCGCTATACCACTGATCATACACTCACCGTACTCATCATACATACCGCTATACCACTGATCATACACTCACCATACTCATCATACATACCACTGATCATACACTCACCATACTCATCATACATACCGCTGTACCACTGATCATACACTCACCGTACTCATCATACATACCACTGATCATACACTCACCGTACTCATCATACATACCGCTGTACCACTGATCATACACTCACCATACTCATCATACATACTGCTATACCACTGATCATATACTCATCATACATACCACTGATCATACACTCACCATACTCATCATACATACCGCTATAccactaagggtgatgtcacacatggtgtttaaaggtcgtttttagttagtgcgtttttagatcgtaaaaaccgcatgcgttaaaaatgcatccgtttttaaaaacacgtgcgtttttgtccggttttccaaatttgcgcaattgaacacggacaaaaacgcatacaTCACCCTAATCATACGTACTACACACtgatataccacacatcatatacaatatctttaattatatagcgccatcatattctgtagcgctttacaactcaCAGGGGACAtatagacacaagagcttacagtctatgaggatgagggggtaacacaagagcttacagtcaatgaggatgagggggtgacacaagagcttacagtctatgaggatgagggggtgacacaagagcttacagactatgaggatgagggggtgacacaagagcttacagtctatgaggatgagggggtgacacaagagcttacagtctatgaggatgagggggtgacagaagagcttacagtctatgaggatgagggggtaacacaagagcttacagtctatgaggatgaggggtgacacaagagcttacagtctatgaggatgaggggtgacacaagagcttacagtctatgaggatgaggagtgacacaagagcttacagtctatgaggatgaggggtgacacaagagcttacagtctatgaggaggagggggtgacacaagagcttacagtctatgaggatgagggggtgacacaagagcttacagtctatgaggttgaagggaatgacacaagagcttacggtctatgaggatgagggggagacacaagagcttacagtctatgaggatgagggatgacacaagagcttacagtctatgaggatgagggggagacacaagagcttacagtctatgaggatgagggggagacacaagagcttacagtctatgaggatgagggggtgacacaagagcttacagtctatgaggatgagggatgacacaagagcttacagtctatgaggatgagggggagacacaagagcttacagtctatgaggggtgacacaagagcttacagtctatgaggatgagggggtgacacaagagcttacagtgtgaggatgagggggagacacaagagcttacagtctatgagaatgagggtctgacacaagggcttacagtctatgaggatgagggggagacacaagagcttacagtctatgaggatgagggggtgacacaagagcttacagtctatgaggatgagagggtgacacaagagattacagtctataagaatgagggggtgacacaagagcttacagtctatgagggtgagggggtgacacaagagcttacagtctatgaggatgagggatgacacaagagcttacagtctatgaggatgagggggagacacaagagcttacaatctatgaggatgagggggtgacacaagagcttacagtgtgaggatgagggggagacacaagagcttacagtctatgaggatgagggggtgacacaagagcttacagtctatgaggatgagggatgacacaagagcttacagtctatgaggatgagggggagacacaagagcttacagtctatgaggggtgacacaagagcttacagtctatgagggtgagggggtgacacaagagcttacagtctatgaggatgagggatgacacaagagcttacaatctatgaggatgagggggagacacaagagcttacagtctatgagaatgagggggtgacacaagagcttacagtctatgaggatgaggggtgacacaagagcttacagtctatgaggatgagggggtgacacaagagcttacagtgtgaggatgagggggagacacaagagcttacagtctatgagaatgagggtctgacacaagggcttacagtctatgaggatgagggggagacacaagagcttacagtctatgaggatgagagggtgacacaagagcttacagtctatgagaacgaGGGtctgacacaagggcttacagtcaatgaggatgagggggtgacacaagagcttacagtctatgaggatgagagggtgacacaagagattacagtctatgaggatgagggggtgacacaagagcttacagtctacgaggatgaggtggtgacacaagagcttacagtctattaggccggcgccacacagggcgctttgtctgcgcttgcaaacgcaaacgcagacaaagtcgcgcccaccggggcgggcctcggcccgatcacatcggcgtttctatggaaacgcctgcgatcgggaacgagccgatgcgatcgggccgaggcccgccccggtgggcgcgactttgtctgcgtttgcaagcgcagacaaagcgccctgtgtggcgccggccttagggtgagggggagacacaagagcttacagtctatgggggagatttatcattatttatctaagtctcttagagcagagatgttctagttgcccatggcaaccaatcagagctcagctttcattttcccacagctgtttataaaattaaagctgagctctgattggtttctatgggcaacttgaacagttttacctcagaaacaaatgataaatctccccctatgggcgggttcataacgcgacgctagcgcacagggggcggggctcgggccgatcacaTATCCATTTCCAGAGAAACgaatgcgatcgggttatcaatcgcatgcgtttccccggAAGCGCATATGCGATcgtcccgagccccgcccactgtgcactACGGCCGCGTTATGAACACGCCGCTAGCAGAACGTATGAACGCGCCCTCTGAGTCTACACtattttaacggactgaaaacccatgcttaaaaactgactaaaaatgtcatgtgtggcatcaccctaacttttgttaatgggaaaacccctttagtgtAGGCCCATACCTTCCTCACCTGCTGCCCAGGTGCTCATCACTGCCCCGCATTAACCCCTGCTGGCCTTGGCTGTAGGTGGGGAGTGGCAGGTCTCCTGTAATGCAATGAGGTGCCATGTATCCGCAGGACTGTATGTACGCTTCCTGGAATAGATCCGTAGTgggaaacgccacttttacaggACGCAGAGCCATCAGGCGCTCGGCCACATTTGGAGGTTGtggtggatgcagcagagctgagtgagcTCCCTCTgacctcctccaggtgtagaatgTGGCACTCCTCTTCACACCTGCCAGTGACTTTCTGCTCAGTATAAGATGTGAGGTAAAGCGAAGGCTACCAGAACCCATGGTACCAGCAGGTATGGAGTCTCAGCCGCTCCTGGGCacgcacagggcacagcaggacacCCGCTTCTGGGTGTGTGTGCGCCGCACACTGCTGATCCTCTTCTGGGCGGCGTACATTACTGTCGTCGTTTTTGCGGTTGTCCTGGTCATTCAGGCCTATCATCCGCCTCCACCCAGCGCCTGGCACCAGCGCAGAGTCATCTGCCGCAACACGGGACCACAACAGACCGGTGAGTGAAGGGGACGGGATATGTAATTCATGTGGGGTCttcagggcacgttcacacgttgcgttttggttgcgtttgaaacgcattacaacagctgatgagaggtaatttgcctaattacattaccgtttacatttgttaatgcaatgttaacacatgcgttaacatcgtgctttttgtaaactgaaatgttaacagtgatgtaattaggcaaatcacctctcctcagctgttgtatatgcgtttcaaacgcaatgaaaacgcaggtcaaaacgcaacgtgtgaacgtgccctcaacatctagggtgcgttcacatgttccgtttttcagctgcagttttttaatgtccaaaccaggagcggAGTGAAAAAAAATAGGAGGTGAACCACTCAATGTTATGTTGACACCCATTGTAATCCACGTGATCACTGTCTGCCACTATTTAGCTTGTgctgaactacaactcccagcacagATCTCTAGTGAATGTATGTGCATGCGATGTCAGGACACATGCAGGTAAGGTGCAGGACCCAGCGCCCTCTCTAGTCCGAACACATTCAGGTAAGGTGCATATATATAATCACCAAGTGCCCCCTCTAGTCAGGACATGTCCAGGTAAGGTGCGGGATATGGTCACCAAGCACCCCCTCTAGTCAGGACGCGTCCAGGTAAGAGCGGAATATAGACACCCAGTGCCCCCTCTAGTCAGGACACGTCCATGTAAGGTGCAGGACCCAGCGCCCCCTCTAGTCAGGACACGTGCAGGACCCAGTGCCCCCTCTAGTCATGACATGTCCAGGTAAGGTCCCATATATAGACTCCCCTTTCTAGTCAGGACACATCTAGGTAAGGTGTAGGATCGAATCACCCAGTGCAACATCCCCATCAGGGGCCAACCGTTTATGGGGGTAGCTGTAAGACTTTAGTAGCTGGCTTAATGGTGGGCTGGCAGGGTGAAGTAAGAAGAGAAGTATGAAGGTTCTCCCTAGGACACTCTGGGTGTAGGTAACAGATGAATGGAGGCCCATGGTGGTACTGGCAGGCCAGTGATGTATACAGCAGTGGGTAAGGGCTGATGACAGACTCCTTCCTCGGAGGGCTAGCTGATGTGTGATGGCCGGCTGCGGCTGTAGGAGGAACAGCAGCCTGGACCCTTGGTAAACTTGGCTGGGCAACAATCTCCAATGAGCCGGGTCCCAGGACAGTCAGCATGTAGCATTGTTTAGTAGCTCAATCTCTATCTCGACCCCctgggccagtgatggcgaaccttttagcagctgagtgcccaaaaatcaacccaaaaccccccttatttatcacgaggtgccaaccaaaaattaaagcagtaacttattgcttcctgttcttcaacaactttcaatcaaattggcctcctaaggacagcaacacagtagaaagatggaaaatttgcataattttagcttcttcccagtgtccctctgtgcacagagaattATGGGGCCGGcaagaggtcctccaaagataattcggccctgtgtattcattctccctcttcctacagtcccaagaagcgaaataagtatgaaaatatgactgaaagcagcatcttttacgcTGCTTAgaacttcaggaagattctttgagtcttgtctggtgtgctggggcgatggcccgggtgcccacagaaagggctctgagtgccgcctctggcacccgtgccataggttcgccaccactgctctgggCTGTCAACCAACAAGCAGCCTGCTAAGCCCCAGGAAAGATAGAATAGTTTTAGACATAAGATAATTAAAACTATTTAACCCTTTGTAGAAGCACATAATGAAAGCGCATGTTTCGCTGCAGTGATGGCCATTGCCTCTTCCTCATGTCTTCAGGTGTAACAGCCAGGATCCAGGCGGCCTCTGTCCTTGGGTGCGGGGGTCTCATTCTGAGCCAAGATGAAGTGGGAGAACCAGGAGTGAAAGCGCTAGTGGAAGAGGCGCAGCGCTACGGTAAGTGGGTGTAATATTTTGTTTCTGCACCCTCTGGGCCCCAGCCTGGGCACCTGCTCACCTGTGTGTAACATCCCTAGGGGTCCGCACTGTCCTGGAGGTCCCTCTGCTGGAGAAGTACAGCAGGCAACAAGTGCAGAGGCTGAAGGTGAGGAGCTGCATGATGTCACGCACAgaaggatggggtcactgatttGGATGATGTCACACTTGCATGGATGATGTCACTGATGGTTATTCTAGTGTCCCCCCCGCACATTTTAAGATCTCCTAATTACTCCCATTATTCTCGGCAGTCATATAGAAGCTTCCATCCACAGCATTTTGATGTTGCTGACATTTACTAGCAGGAAGCtgctgttctctgttatcagctttTCCATCACACACTATTTAGTAACATAAAGCTATTTTGTGCAGGATACAGCAAGGAGCTGGTTACAGGATGGAGTATCTGCATTTTGGTTGTCAGGGGAACGGAGAACAACTATAATGATGGTAAGAGGGAGCCAGCAAAAGGAGGCGTGGCTGTGaccacccctcacacaggatatacaggcagggggcggggctgtgaccacccctcacacaggatatacaggcagggggcgtggctgtgaccacccctcacacaggatatacaggcagggggcggggctgtgaccacccctcacacaggatatacaggcagggggcggggctgtgaccacccctcacacaggatatacaggcagggggcggggctgtgaccacccctcacacaggatatacaggcagggggcggggctgtgactacccctcacacaggatatacaggcagggggaggggctgtgactacctctcacacaggatatacaggcagggggcggggctgtgactacctctcacacaggatatacaggcagggggcggggctgtgactacctctcacacaggatatacaggcagggggcggagctgtgaccacctctcacacaggatatacaggcagggggcggagctgtgaccacctctcacataggatatacaggcagggggcggagctgtgaccacctctcacataggatatacaggcagggggcggagctgtgaccacctctcaggcTGGGTATATGTGCTGAGTGTGTTTTGCTTTCCTGCAGATGTCTCAGATCCTCCAGGATGAAGCAAAAGTTGTCAGCACTGAGGACAGGTGACCACCAGATGATCACATGATGCTCCTCCTCACCACGTGACACACTGATAACACGCTTTTATCATTAGGCTCATTCTATTCC is drawn from Engystomops pustulosus chromosome 9, aEngPut4.maternal, whole genome shotgun sequence and contains these coding sequences:
- the LOC140076906 gene encoding uncharacterized protein, with product MVPAGMESQPLLGTHRAQQDTRFWVCVRRTLLILFWAAYITVVVFAVVLVIQAYHPPPPSAWHQRRVICRNTGPQQTGVTARIQAASVLGCGGLILSQDEVGEPGVKALVEEAQRYGVRTVLEVPLLEKYSRQQVQRLKDTARSWLQDGVSAFWLSGERRTTIMMMSQILQDEAKVVSTEDRLILFPEWMCDDDNLPQNKSFLLRTCPLPGWNPAQVTEGSHRENVAWEVVSDDPDAPQLRKFLAATLPGTIIVSLNQSLAPPFWLRSLLLLRFQNPALYAGWLQVKSNGSSYSAVSHLGCSTLLIIIGHSDQSYNMSLLETHFSSARLLLSTRREHNRGQVLQEGVRLQPGEAQLLRLIPL